The Streptomyces durmitorensis genome contains the following window.
GGCCAGCCGCACGACGTCGGCGTCCAGGTCCCTCGCACGGTCGCCGAGCGACCACAGGACGCTGATCTGCCCTCGCCCGACGGCCCCGGTCTGTTCCGGCCCGATGAACACCGGGGCGGCGGGGGCGGGGACGGGGGTGCTCATGCGGACTCCAGTCGGCGGAGGCGAAGTCAGGGACGGCGGCGGGGACGGAGGGACGGCTGCGGCGCCGACGGGATTCGAACCCGCGGGCGAGGAAGGGCAAGGCCCGCCCTGTTCCCACCAGTCGACGCGAGAGGGGCTTCCCCCACGCCGATCGCATTGGACCGCTCTGCCACGGCTCCGCAACCTGCGGGACCGCGCGATCCCGCTCCCGTGAGGATAGGGACAGCGCACGTCGGGGAGCGAGTCGATTATCGCCGCGGACCCGACGCTCGCGAGGCGGGCACCCCGCGATCAGGGTCAGGGGCGCGGCCCGAGGAACAGGCCGCCACTCGCGTCGATGACCTGCCCGGTGATCCAGCGCGCCTCGTCGGAGGCGAGGAACGCCACCACGTCGGCGACGTCGTCGGGCCCGCCGAGACGGCCGAGCGCCGTCGCGCCGACTATGAACTCGGCCAGGCCCGGCGCCTCGAAGGCTGCTCCGTTGGTGGCCGTCCGAGTGGTGCCGGGAGCGACCGCGTTGACCGTGATGCCTCGCGGACCGAGTTCGTTGGCCAAGGTCATGCTCATCGTCTCGACGGCACCCTTCGTCATGGCGAAGGACGTCTGGGTGGGGAAGGCGCTGCGGGCCGCCACCGACGACATCGTGATGATGCGGCCGCCGTCGCGGAGCAAGGGCAGGGCCCGCTGGATGATGAAGTACGGAGCACGTACGTTCACCGCGAAGAGGCGGTCGAACTCCGCGCGCGTCGTGGATCCGAGCGGGCCGGCGGGCACGGCCGCCGCGTTGTTGACGAGGATGTCGAGCGGCCGCCCCGCCAGGCAGGCCTCGACTCCCGCGAAGAGCGTCTCGACGTCGTCGTCCGCGCCCAGTTCCGCTCCGACGGCGAGCGCGGATCCGCCGGCCCGCTCGATCTCCTTCACGGTGGCCGCCGCACCGTCCTCGTCCGTGCCGAAGTGCACGAGGGCCAGGGCTCCCTTGGCCGCCAACCGCACAGCGATCGCCTGCCCGATGCCGCGTGATGCCCCCGTCACGAGGGCTGTCCTGCCGGTCAGATCACTCATGCCCACCACCCCTTGATGTGAGTGACCACCAATCTGGTAGTCACTACCACTACGGTAGGGTCTACCACATGCCTGACCACCACTCAACACTGCGCGCACAACGGCGAGTCGAGACGCAGCGCACGATTCAGGCGCACGCGGTACGGCTGTTCACCGAGCGGGGCTATGACGCCACGACCATGACGGACGTCGCCGAGGCCGCGGGCGTGTCACCCATGACCGTCTACCGGCACTTCCCCACCAAGGAAGATCTCGTCCTGCTGGAACAGCACAGCCGCCTCGTGGCCGAACGGATCGCCGCGTCGTCGGCCGCACAGCCCCTGGTCCGCCGCATCGGCAGGGCGCTCATCGAATCGGCCGCGGTGTTGACCGATGGCGGCCACGGTGCGGGCCTGACGGCGAACGAGCAGTTCCTGCTGGCACGCCTCCAGCTGATGATCTCGACGCCGGCCTTGCGGGCCAAGCACCTGGACAGCCAGTACGCACTGCAACAGGCGATCGTCGACGGCCTCGGGGGCGATGCCACGGAGGGCGACGCGGCGTTCCACGCCCAGGCGGCGGCCAGCGCCTGCCTGGGCGCGATGCACACGGCCTTGGTGCGCTGGGCCGAGGACGGCGGACGGGCCGAGCTGCCCGACCTGATCGCGAAGGCGCTTGCCGCCGCGTTCGGCGAGGACATCGTCGGTCCCGGCCCGGCTGGGTGAGGCGGACCACCTCGGCGACAGGGACTCCGAACTGCCCTCGGAGAGCGCCGCATCGGCCTGCGCGAGCGAGGGGGACCCCCGCCCCGCCGACGAAGATCATCGCGTGCAGAATGGCCCGTATGTCGATATCGAACACTCCGAAGACGGCAACGATCGACGACGCCTCGGCGATCGGCCACACCCTGGCCCGCGCCTTCGACGACGACCCGATGATGCGCTGGTTCTTCCCCGACGACGCCACGCGTGAGGCGGGGCTAGGCCGCTACTTCGCCACGATCTTCACCCGGCAGTACGTCCGCCACGGCGTGTGTGAGCACACCCCGGCGGCGGCCGCCTACTGGGTGCCGCCGGGCGCGCAGGACAAGGCTGTTCCCGACGCGGAGACCATCAAGGAACTCACGGCGATCCTGGGCGACCAGGCTTCGCTGTTCCAGCAGGCCGTGGAGGCTGCCGCCGGGCACGGCCCACAGGAGCCGCACTGGTACCTGGCCGTGCTCGGCGCGGATCCCGCCGTCCAGGGGCAGGGCCACGGAGCCGCCCTCCTGCGCTCGGGCCTCGCCAAGGCCGACGCGGACGGCCTGCCCGTGTACCTGGAGTCCTCCAAGCCGTCCAACCTCCCCGTCTACGAGCACTTCGGCTTCACGGTGCTCGGCGAGATCCAACTCCCGGGCGGTGGACCGACCTTGTGGGCGATGCGCCGCGCGCCTCGCCCCACGTCCGGGGCTGCGTGACGGTTCGGGTGCTCTGCTGGGTGTCGAGCTCGCGCCACGACACGGGCCGTCGGCCGGGGGCAGGTATCACGCCCCCGGCCGGCGGCCCTTCGGTCAGTCGCCGATCCGCGGCAGAAGGGAGACCGTCATGGTGCCCTTCTGAGCGACCAGCACATCCTCATAGAGCATGAGTTGGGGCGGGTTCGCGAGGCCGGGCCCCTGCTGCTTGCCGATGTCGACGTGATCGCGCCAGACCTTCTCGCCCGTGCGCAGGTCGAGGCCGGAGAGGTCTCCGTTCGGGCTGAAGAAGTAGACGACTCCCTGCCTCGCCGACACCACGGGAGGCGCGCTGCCCGTCACCGACTCCTCACCGGGCATCTTGACGCCCACCGGTGCGGTCCACAGCTTCTTTCCCGTGGTCAGTGAGTAGGCCGACGCGTTGCCCTGCCAGCTCACGGAGATCAGACGATCGCCGACGACGTCCGAGTTGGCCACTTTCCCCTCGATCCGATGGGAGTGTGAGGTCTGCTCCCCGGAGCTGTCGACGGTGGTCACGTGCCTGACCTTGTCGGCCACACCCCACTGCTCGATCAGGACCATCCGGTCCCCCGACGTCCCCATGAACTGGTGCCTGCCAGGGATGGTCGTGATCTTCTTGGCGTCGCCGGTGGCGGGATCGAGCCGGATGACGTCGGTGTGGCCCGGCTTCTCCGTGTCCGGCGCGCACAGGAGATGGGGTACGCCGCTCAGGACCGCCCGCTGGCACGCGATGCCCTTGTCCCAGGTGTGGCGCCACTTCTCCTCACCTGTCAGTGGGTCGAGGGCCGACATCGTGCGCAGCGACGGGGTGTTGGCGAGGACCGCGCCGTCGATGAGCATGGCGGCCTGGTCGGTGCGGTCGTCCTGCGGCATCTTCTTCTTCCACAGCACGTCGCCGTTGTCGGCGTCCACCGCCATCAGATCGGTACCGCCCATGTAGTCCCCGTTCGGCAGGTTCTTGGCGGTGTGATTGCGGTAGGCGTAGACCACGCCGTCGCGCGCGGCGAACGGGTGGTCAAGGCCGTCGCCTTCCCGATTGACCTCGACGGTCCACAGGCGCTCGCCCGTGTTGGCGTCGAACTTCGCGGCGTCGTACTTGGACCCGGCGCAGTACAGCGCCGAACCGTCCACCAGACAGCCCCGCTCGGCGTCACCCGCGGCATCGTTCCGCCACGGCTTCCAGTCCTCCGGCGACGCCGCAGGACGCACCGGCCGGTCCTGCTCGCCGCCGGTGCCGCCCCCGAAGCCGAGCACCGCCCCCACGGTGATCGCGGCAACGGCCACCGCCGCCCCCGCGGCCTGCGAGAAGCGGCGCCTGCTGCGCCGCCGTACCACCTGCTCGACCAGGTCCCCGGGCGCCCGCACCCGGTCGAGCGCGACCGCGTGCAGCGTCTCCCGGACCTTCTCCTCGACGTGGTCCGTCGTCATCCCTGCATCTCCTTCGGCGTGTAGCTGAGCGGCTGGACCTGGTCCGCGGGCCTTTCCGGCCCGAGCTCCGGCACGAGGACACGGAGCTTGGCGAGCGACCGATGTGCCGTGCTGCGCACCGTGCCGACCGGGCATCTCAGCAGCGCCGCGACCTCCGCCTCCGGCAGGTCCTCGAAGTAGCGCAGGACGACCACGGCCCGCTGCCGCTTCGAGAGACGACGCAGCGCCGCCCACAGCGCGATCCGCAGCTCGGACTCCGACTCCGCGCCCTGGCTGCCGGACTCGGGCAGCACGGGCACCGTCGTCTCGGCCCGGTGTCCGCGCAGTCGCCAGCGGTTGACCTGCTGGCGGTACAGGATCTGGCGGACGTACGCCTCGGGCTGTTCGATGCGCGCCCAGCGTCCATAGGCCTTCATCAGCGCGATCTGCAGCAGATCCTCCGCCGCGTGCCGGTCCCCGCCGGTGAGCAGCACCGCGAGCCGCAGCAGCGCGGTGGAGCGCATCGCTACGAACTCGTGGAACCCGTCGTGACTTGAGGCCTCCATCGACCCTCCCCTTCTTGGCAACCATCACGACGCGATGGACCACCCGCGGCTATCCCTCGGCGGGCGAGATTGTGCGATCACACCAAGTGGCCTGACGGGAGAGAGACGAAGACTCAGCGGTGGCGGCGCGGCAGGCGTACGACCTGGACGAAGAAGTCATCGATCTGGCGTACGGCGGCGATGAACTGATCCAGGTCGACCGGCTTGGTGACGTAGGCGTTCGCGTGGAGTTTGTAGCTGCGCAGGATGTCCTCCTCCGCCGCCGAGGTGGTGAGCACGACCACCGGGATGTCCTTCAGGTCCGGGTCCGACTTGATCTTCTGAAGGACCTGGCGCCCGTCGTACTTGGGGAGGTTGAGGTCGAGCAGGATGAGGTCGGGACGCGGCACTTCCGTGTACGCACCGCGCTGGTAGAGGAAGTCGAGCGCTTGCTCGCCGTCCCTGGCCACGTGCAGCTTGTTGCGGATCTTGTTGTCCTCGAACGCCTCGCGCGTCATCAGCTCGTCGCCCGGGTCGTCCTCCACGAGGAGCACGTCGATCGGCGTGGCGGAAGGGGTGCTCATGTCAGGGCCTTCTCCTCGGTGCGGGATGCGGAGTCCTGCGCGGTGTCGGGGTCGGCATCGGCATCGGCATCGGCATCGGACGGCAGGGTGAAGCACACGCGCGTCCCCCCGGTGTGGCCGCTGTCGATCCAGATGTGGCCGCCGTGGTGCTCGACGATCTTCTTGCACAGCGCCAGGCCGATGCCGGTGCCTCCGTAGGCGTCGCGGCCGTGCAGGCGCTGGAAGATCACGAACACCTTCTCCACGAACTCCTCGGGGATGCCGATGCCGTTGTCGGTGACACAGAGGAGCCAGGTGCCGGAGCCCTCGTCCTCCTCGCAGGTGATCCGGATCCGCGGGGTGCGTTCGGGGTGGTGGAACTTCACGGCGTTGCCGACGAGGTTCTGCCAGAGCATCGTCAGGAGCGTCGGGTCGCCGACAGTCCCGGGCAGCTTCTGCGGACGTTCGACGAGCGCGCCGGTGTCCCGGACGGAGGTGTCCAGATTGGCAAGGGCCTTGGTGAGGGCCTGGTCGAGGTCGACGGGCACCCGGGCGTCGTTGAGGCGCCCGACGCGGGAGAAGGTGAGCAGGTCGTTGATGAGGACCTGCATGCGCTTGGCACCGTCGACCGCGAAGTCGATGTACTGCTTGGCCCGGTCGTCGAGCGTGTCTCCGTACCGCTTCTCCAGGAGCTGGCAGAAGGAGGCGACCTTGCGCAGGGGCTCCTGCAGGTCGTGCGACGCGACGTAGGCGAACTGCTCCAGCTCGGCGTTGGAGCGCCGCAGTTCCACGGCCTGGGCGTCCAGTTCGGCCGCCTGCTGGGTCAGCACGTCCCGCTGGCGGCGTGAGGCTTCCAGTTCCTCCACCATCTGCTGCCGCATCCCCTCCACATCCCCTGCCACCGCCCTGAGGTCCGCGGGACCGTCGACCGTGATGACGTGGTCGAAATCGCCGCGCGCCACCTGGCGCGATGAGACGCGCAACGCCTCCAGGGGGCGGGCCACCAGCGTGCGCACCAGGAACGCCAGGGCGATCCCGGCCAGCAGGAAGACCGCCACCATGGTGCCGAGGATCACGGTACGCACCGTGCGGGTACTGTCCAGCTCGTCCTTGCCGTCCTCGACGGCCCGCGCCAGGTCGGCGTTCTGCGTGGCCCACACCGTGCGGATCCGGTCGAAGACCTTCTTGCCGCGCCCCGCGTTCGTCGCCGCGACGGCGCGTGGCTCACCGGGCGTCACATCGGCCACCAGCGGTGCGGCATAGGCGCGCCGCCAGTCCGCCGCCTCCCGCTGGACCGCCTTGAGGTCCGCCATCAGCCGGGGCCGGTCGCCGATGAGGTCACGCAGCCGAGCGGCGGCGTGGGCCTCGTCCCGCTTGCCCTGGGCGTAGGGGTCGAGGAACTGGCGGTCGGCGGTGATGGCGTAGCCCCGGACGCCGGTCTCCTGGTTCACCAGAGCTGCCTGCAGGCGGTACGCCTGCGTCCGGGCGGGCTGGAGGCGGTCGGTCAACTGGTCGGTCACGTCCGCGGTCTGTCCGAGGAGGCGGGCGCCGACCACGGTGCCGACGACCACCAGGAGCACCATCAGCGCCAGCACCAGCTGGAACCAGCCCTGCACCGTCAGCCGACGGCCGATCCACGCCCTGCTCTTCGTCTCAGCCACGGCGTTGCTCTCCGATGCCGGTCTTGTAGCGCCCCTCGGCCACCGCTCGCGTCGGCCCGTCGCCGTCACCGTGCCAGTGCAGGTGCACCACGGCCACGTCGTCGGCGAGGCCGCCCTGGTCCTCGGCGAGATCCTCGGCCCGCTGGATGAGCGTGTCGACGAACGCCTCCGGTGCCAGCGCGGCCAACTCCCGTGCGAGGCCGAGGAGTCCTTCTTCACCGAGGCGCCTGCGGCCCGTGCCCACATGCCCCTCGAACAGGCCGTCGGTGAACAGCACCAGCGCCGCGCCCGCGGGAAGGGGCACCTCCTCGACCGGCCAGCGCAGCGCGCCGGGCACGACGCCCAGGGCAGGACCGCCGGCCACCTCCACCCAGTCGACGCCGCCCTCCGCGGTGCGCAGCAGCATCCCGGGATGGCCGGCGCGCGTCAGCCGCACGTGCTGTGCCCCGGCCGGAACGGAGAGGCTCGTCAGCGTGGCGAAGATGTACGGCTTCGCCCGCTCCGCCAGCATGATCTCCTCGAGCCTGCCCACCTGTTCGGGGCCGGTGACGCCGCTGAGCACCAGGGTGCGCCAGGCGATGCGCAGCGCGACACCGAGGGCCGCCTCGTCGGGGCCGTGGCCGGAGACGTCCCCTATGAGCGCGTGCACGGTACCGTCCGCACCCTGGACGATGTCGTAGAAGTCGCCGCCGAGGAGGGCCTGGGCGCGGCCTGGCCGGTAGCGGGCCACGACGTCCACACCCGCGCTGTTCAGGAGCGGCCTCGGCAGCAGTCCCCGTTCGAGGCGGGCGTTCTCCTGGGCCTGCATCTGGCTGGCTTTCAGGGCGACGCCCGCCTGCTCGGCCTGCTTGCGCTGGATCGCGTAGCGCACGGCCCGGCCGAACAGCTCCGGTTCCACCCGGCCCTTGACGAGGTAGTCCTGCGCCCCCGCGGTCACGGCGGCGAGGCCGGTCTCCTCCTCGGCGAGGCCCGTGAGCACGACGACCGCGACCTGGTCGGCATGGGACTGGACCATGGACACGGCCTCCAGCCCCTGGGCATCCGGCAGATGCAGGTCGAGCAGCACGCAGTCCGGCACCTCCAGGGCCAGTGCCTCACGCGCCTCGGACATGGAACGCACCCACCGCAGGCGCATCTTCAGGGCGCTGTCGGCGACGAGTTCCTCGACCAGGAGCGCGTCGCCGGGATCGTCCTCGATCAGCAGCACCGACGGCTGCGGCAACTGCCGCGCCGGTGCGGTGTCGTTCTCGGCCGCCAACCGCACGCCGGAAGTCCATGGCTGTGGCGCCACCGCTATGTTCCCGCCTTCCCCACCCGGTAAGTCCGCCTGGCCGCTGGGCCGTTGCCGACGGCACCACGGAGGCGAGTCCGCTCGCGGCGACCGTCGAATGGTCTCCGGATCTTCGCACAACGCACACACCGCTCGGTAGCGGAACGTCGAGGCCGCCGGGCCACACCGAGCAGCGGGCGCGGGCAGAGGAACCCCCGCAAGGGGGAGCCGAGTTGACGCTACTGACCCACCCTGCCGTCGATGCACTCACGCAGCAGGTCGGCCTGCCCGCAGTGCCGGGCGTACTCCTCGATCCTGTGCACCATGAGCTCCCGGACCGCGAACCCGTCCATGCCCAACCGCTCGCCCAGGTCCGGGTACTGGGCCAGCTCGGCGTCCAACGCGGCCTGCTCGCGCGCCAGATCGGCGTACGCGGCATCGACCTGGGCCTGCTCGCCGACCGCTCCGTCGAAGTCCGCGTCGCGCTCGCCGTACAGCTTCGGCAGCTGGTCGCCGTCGCGGAGCCAGTTGCGCCAGTCCCGCTCCACCTCGGCGAGATGCCGCACCAGGCCGAGCAGCGACACCGTAGACGGCGGGACCGAACGGAGGGCCAGTTGCTCAGGGGTCAGCCCCTCGCACTTCATCCGCAGGGTCAGGCGGTAGCTCTTCAGGAAGTCCTGAAGCGTCGCCAGCTCGCCGTCCGGGCTGACTCCGTCGCTGTTGCGCGGGTCGTCGTCCGGGTCGGCCCACATGTCGGGGTAGGTGGTCGCCTGCGTCCATCGTTCGGGTCGGTCGCTCATGCGGGCCATGGTCGCCCGCGGGGGTCCGGCGCGCCACCGACTTTCGCGGACCGTCAGCGCCAGTCGGGGCCGCCCGAGACGGGCGACAGAAGGCTTTCGATCTTCGTCTGGATCTCCCGCATGACGGACACGACGCGGCTCTGGTGTGCGTCGGTGAGCCGGGCCACGGGCACCGAGCAGCTGATGGCGTCGACGGCCGGCGCGTCGTACCGCAGGGCGAAGCCGAAGCCCGCGATGCCGCTCACCGTCTCCTCGCGGTCGATCGCGTAGCCGCGCTCACGCACCCGTCCGAGGTCGGCGAGCAGCACGGCGCGGTCGGTGTGCGTGCTCTGCGTGAACGCAGTCAACGGACCCTCGCCGAGCGGGAGTTCACCGTCCGGCCGCTCGGCAAGCAGCGCCTTGCCGAGGGCTCCGGCGTGCGCGGGGACGCGGCGGCCGACCCGGCTGATGGTGCGCAGGTACTCGTGGGACTCGCGGGTCGCGAGGTACACGACGCTCGGGCCGTCGAGCCGTGCCAGGTGGATCGTCTCGCCCAGGGCGTCCGAGGCCTCGTCCAGATACGGGCGGATGGCGCGCACCCGCGCGTCGCCGTCGAGGTAGCTCGTGCCGGTGAGCAGCGTGCGGATGCCGATGCCGTAGAGGGATCCGGTGGTGTCCGTGCGCACCCAGCCGCAGTCGACCAGGGTCCGCAGCAGCTGGTACATGCTGCTGCGCGGCACGTCCATCTCCTCGGCGAGCTCGTCGAGGCGGGCCGGCCGGTCGGCGCGTTCGGCGAGCAGCTCGAGCAGCGCGACGGTGCGCAGCGCCGACTTCACCCCGCGGACTCCCG
Protein-coding sequences here:
- a CDS encoding SDR family oxidoreductase, which translates into the protein MSDLTGRTALVTGASRGIGQAIAVRLAAKGALALVHFGTDEDGAAATVKEIERAGGSALAVGAELGADDDVETLFAGVEACLAGRPLDILVNNAAAVPAGPLGSTTRAEFDRLFAVNVRAPYFIIQRALPLLRDGGRIITMSSVAARSAFPTQTSFAMTKGAVETMSMTLANELGPRGITVNAVAPGTTRTATNGAAFEAPGLAEFIVGATALGRLGGPDDVADVVAFLASDEARWITGQVIDASGGLFLGPRP
- a CDS encoding TetR/AcrR family transcriptional regulator, encoding MPDHHSTLRAQRRVETQRTIQAHAVRLFTERGYDATTMTDVAEAAGVSPMTVYRHFPTKEDLVLLEQHSRLVAERIAASSAAQPLVRRIGRALIESAAVLTDGGHGAGLTANEQFLLARLQLMISTPALRAKHLDSQYALQQAIVDGLGGDATEGDAAFHAQAAASACLGAMHTALVRWAEDGGRAELPDLIAKALAAAFGEDIVGPGPAG
- a CDS encoding GNAT family N-acetyltransferase; protein product: MARMSISNTPKTATIDDASAIGHTLARAFDDDPMMRWFFPDDATREAGLGRYFATIFTRQYVRHGVCEHTPAAAAYWVPPGAQDKAVPDAETIKELTAILGDQASLFQQAVEAAAGHGPQEPHWYLAVLGADPAVQGQGHGAALLRSGLAKADADGLPVYLESSKPSNLPVYEHFGFTVLGEIQLPGGGPTLWAMRRAPRPTSGAA
- a CDS encoding PQQ-binding-like beta-propeller repeat protein, whose amino-acid sequence is MTTDHVEEKVRETLHAVALDRVRAPGDLVEQVVRRRSRRRFSQAAGAAVAVAAITVGAVLGFGGGTGGEQDRPVRPAASPEDWKPWRNDAAGDAERGCLVDGSALYCAGSKYDAAKFDANTGERLWTVEVNREGDGLDHPFAARDGVVYAYRNHTAKNLPNGDYMGGTDLMAVDADNGDVLWKKKMPQDDRTDQAAMLIDGAVLANTPSLRTMSALDPLTGEEKWRHTWDKGIACQRAVLSGVPHLLCAPDTEKPGHTDVIRLDPATGDAKKITTIPGRHQFMGTSGDRMVLIEQWGVADKVRHVTTVDSSGEQTSHSHRIEGKVANSDVVGDRLISVSWQGNASAYSLTTGKKLWTAPVGVKMPGEESVTGSAPPVVSARQGVVYFFSPNGDLSGLDLRTGEKVWRDHVDIGKQQGPGLANPPQLMLYEDVLVAQKGTMTVSLLPRIGD
- a CDS encoding SigE family RNA polymerase sigma factor; translation: MEASSHDGFHEFVAMRSTALLRLAVLLTGGDRHAAEDLLQIALMKAYGRWARIEQPEAYVRQILYRQQVNRWRLRGHRAETTVPVLPESGSQGAESESELRIALWAALRRLSKRQRAVVVLRYFEDLPEAEVAALLRCPVGTVRSTAHRSLAKLRVLVPELGPERPADQVQPLSYTPKEMQG
- a CDS encoding response regulator, whose product is MSTPSATPIDVLLVEDDPGDELMTREAFEDNKIRNKLHVARDGEQALDFLYQRGAYTEVPRPDLILLDLNLPKYDGRQVLQKIKSDPDLKDIPVVVLTTSAAEEDILRSYKLHANAYVTKPVDLDQFIAAVRQIDDFFVQVVRLPRRHR
- a CDS encoding sensor histidine kinase, whose product is MVLLVVVGTVVGARLLGQTADVTDQLTDRLQPARTQAYRLQAALVNQETGVRGYAITADRQFLDPYAQGKRDEAHAAARLRDLIGDRPRLMADLKAVQREAADWRRAYAAPLVADVTPGEPRAVAATNAGRGKKVFDRIRTVWATQNADLARAVEDGKDELDSTRTVRTVILGTMVAVFLLAGIALAFLVRTLVARPLEALRVSSRQVARGDFDHVITVDGPADLRAVAGDVEGMRQQMVEELEASRRQRDVLTQQAAELDAQAVELRRSNAELEQFAYVASHDLQEPLRKVASFCQLLEKRYGDTLDDRAKQYIDFAVDGAKRMQVLINDLLTFSRVGRLNDARVPVDLDQALTKALANLDTSVRDTGALVERPQKLPGTVGDPTLLTMLWQNLVGNAVKFHHPERTPRIRITCEEDEGSGTWLLCVTDNGIGIPEEFVEKVFVIFQRLHGRDAYGGTGIGLALCKKIVEHHGGHIWIDSGHTGGTRVCFTLPSDADADADADPDTAQDSASRTEEKALT
- a CDS encoding PP2C family protein-serine/threonine phosphatase, giving the protein MAPQPWTSGVRLAAENDTAPARQLPQPSVLLIEDDPGDALLVEELVADSALKMRLRWVRSMSEAREALALEVPDCVLLDLHLPDAQGLEAVSMVQSHADQVAVVVLTGLAEEETGLAAVTAGAQDYLVKGRVEPELFGRAVRYAIQRKQAEQAGVALKASQMQAQENARLERGLLPRPLLNSAGVDVVARYRPGRAQALLGGDFYDIVQGADGTVHALIGDVSGHGPDEAALGVALRIAWRTLVLSGVTGPEQVGRLEEIMLAERAKPYIFATLTSLSVPAGAQHVRLTRAGHPGMLLRTAEGGVDWVEVAGGPALGVVPGALRWPVEEVPLPAGAALVLFTDGLFEGHVGTGRRRLGEEGLLGLARELAALAPEAFVDTLIQRAEDLAEDQGGLADDVAVVHLHWHGDGDGPTRAVAEGRYKTGIGEQRRG
- a CDS encoding DinB family protein; translated protein: MARMSDRPERWTQATTYPDMWADPDDDPRNSDGVSPDGELATLQDFLKSYRLTLRMKCEGLTPEQLALRSVPPSTVSLLGLVRHLAEVERDWRNWLRDGDQLPKLYGERDADFDGAVGEQAQVDAAYADLAREQAALDAELAQYPDLGERLGMDGFAVRELMVHRIEEYARHCGQADLLRECIDGRVGQ
- a CDS encoding IclR family transcriptional regulator, which translates into the protein MAESSGTDRGTGPGVRGVKSALRTVALLELLAERADRPARLDELAEEMDVPRSSMYQLLRTLVDCGWVRTDTTGSLYGIGIRTLLTGTSYLDGDARVRAIRPYLDEASDALGETIHLARLDGPSVVYLATRESHEYLRTISRVGRRVPAHAGALGKALLAERPDGELPLGEGPLTAFTQSTHTDRAVLLADLGRVRERGYAIDREETVSGIAGFGFALRYDAPAVDAISCSVPVARLTDAHQSRVVSVMREIQTKIESLLSPVSGGPDWR